A stretch of the Duncaniella dubosii genome encodes the following:
- a CDS encoding glycosyltransferase yields MNQPPNTEIYSPDTLPKNIRGKKVVLVNHSDTLGGAAIVTFRLMQALRQIGVDARMVVFTKTSEEETISDIYSRFIRSMAFVMERLSMLPALGFKKENLFKISTGDFALNIHHHPWVKEADIVCINWVNQGLMNVKGIRKLHHMGKKIVWTIHDMWTMTGVCHHAYECDRYLDECGNCRFLSGGGHKDDISHKCWEKKLQVYNEVPMTYITVSKWLEDCARHSSLLKGRDILTINNPFPIEQFYTTPPRDLYSLMPPHKPNILLFGAARIDDPIKGLDYTIDALNHIFDNYPEIANKTAVYFFGNIKKPQALDRLRFSHRHFGLVRDFKVIRYLYSIAKVVISTSLYETLGGTLVEGQAGGALPVTFGIDGRTDIVEHMRTGYIARYKDPIDVANGILWALKADISREYLHQTVADRFAAPIIASKYADVFSRILNQTSHLN; encoded by the coding sequence ATGAATCAGCCTCCAAATACCGAAATCTACAGTCCAGACACACTTCCTAAAAATATCCGTGGGAAAAAAGTAGTGCTTGTCAATCATTCCGACACCCTCGGAGGGGCTGCGATAGTGACATTCAGACTGATGCAGGCTCTGCGTCAGATCGGTGTCGACGCCAGAATGGTTGTCTTTACGAAAACGTCGGAAGAAGAGACCATTTCAGACATATATTCACGCTTCATCCGTAGCATGGCTTTCGTGATGGAACGCCTCTCGATGCTCCCGGCTCTCGGTTTCAAAAAAGAAAATCTGTTTAAGATATCCACTGGTGATTTCGCTCTCAACATACACCACCATCCTTGGGTGAAAGAAGCCGATATCGTTTGCATTAACTGGGTGAATCAGGGTCTGATGAATGTCAAGGGGATACGCAAGCTACATCATATGGGCAAAAAAATCGTGTGGACCATCCATGACATGTGGACAATGACAGGAGTGTGTCATCACGCATACGAATGTGACCGCTATCTTGATGAATGTGGTAATTGCCGGTTTCTTTCAGGCGGAGGACACAAAGATGACATCTCGCATAAATGCTGGGAAAAGAAACTGCAGGTCTATAATGAAGTCCCCATGACATACATTACTGTCAGCAAATGGCTTGAAGACTGCGCCCGACATTCGTCATTACTGAAGGGACGCGACATTCTGACCATCAACAATCCATTTCCAATAGAGCAATTCTATACCACTCCCCCACGGGATCTATACTCACTCATGCCGCCACACAAACCGAACATTCTGCTTTTCGGTGCGGCACGCATTGACGATCCCATAAAAGGACTTGACTATACGATAGATGCCCTTAACCATATATTCGACAACTATCCTGAAATAGCCAACAAGACAGCGGTATATTTCTTCGGAAATATTAAAAAACCACAGGCACTCGACCGTCTGCGATTCTCTCACAGACATTTCGGTCTGGTAAGAGACTTCAAAGTCATCCGCTATCTCTACTCCATCGCCAAAGTGGTGATTTCGACATCGCTCTACGAGACTCTCGGAGGCACTCTCGTCGAAGGTCAGGCCGGAGGCGCGCTGCCGGTGACATTCGGAATCGACGGACGCACTGACATCGTGGAACACATGCGCACAGGTTACATAGCCCGCTACAAAGACCCGATTGATGTGGCAAACGGCATATTATGGGCATTAAAAGCAGATATTTCACGCGAATATCTCCATCAGACTGTGGCCGACCGCTTTGCAGCCCCGATCATCGCGAGCAAATATGCCGATGTTTTTTCAAGAATTCTTAATCAGACATCTCATTTAAATTAA
- a CDS encoding TIGR00341 family protein, whose amino-acid sequence MASLKNYLVRYFSMADDLLPQAEAEATIREGISFKGTNMLILVLAIFIASLGLNTNSTAVIIGAMLISPLMGPIIGIGLGIGVQDFELLKRCLRNLLMAAGFSMLTSTIYFLISPVSEGHSELLARTSPTIYDVLIGFFGGGAGIVAIGSKSKGNVIPGVAIATALMPPLCTAGYGLATFQMNYFFGATYLFLINSIFIALSTFIGVKIMHYKPVVAVNPERSRRVRHIVYTVSILTLLPSLYLTYNMLRQSRFSMNADRFIAQQFNFPATQVLNRKAVIEHGEKVITVTLIGKILPSDSLQLAMSSQLKNYGLEGTRLNIIQGDSPNLSEIKNGMPTVKDIYELAQTSISAQQMTIDSLKSVIAINQINDTIAGRIAPRSESCSRKSRSLPSHIRYSAI is encoded by the coding sequence ATGGCATCGCTTAAAAATTATCTTGTAAGATATTTCTCTATGGCTGACGACCTGCTTCCTCAGGCAGAAGCAGAAGCGACAATCCGCGAAGGAATATCATTCAAAGGCACGAACATGCTCATACTCGTGCTTGCGATTTTTATTGCCTCCCTCGGACTCAACACCAACTCAACAGCCGTCATAATCGGTGCAATGCTCATATCTCCGCTTATGGGACCGATTATCGGCATAGGTCTGGGGATTGGCGTACAGGATTTCGAACTGCTGAAACGATGTCTGCGCAACCTGCTGATGGCCGCAGGATTCAGTATGCTCACATCGACCATCTATTTCCTGATATCACCCGTAAGCGAGGGCCATAGTGAACTCCTCGCACGCACATCACCGACTATCTACGACGTCCTGATCGGATTTTTCGGCGGAGGAGCAGGAATAGTGGCCATAGGCTCAAAATCAAAAGGAAACGTGATTCCGGGCGTAGCTATCGCAACGGCTCTCATGCCACCGCTTTGTACGGCAGGCTACGGTCTCGCCACATTCCAGATGAACTATTTCTTCGGGGCTACATATCTGTTTCTCATCAACTCGATATTCATTGCCCTGTCAACGTTTATCGGAGTAAAGATAATGCACTACAAGCCGGTAGTGGCTGTGAATCCCGAACGTTCACGGCGTGTGCGCCATATTGTCTATACGGTCTCTATCCTCACCCTCCTGCCCTCTCTCTATCTCACCTACAACATGCTCCGCCAGTCGAGATTCTCAATGAACGCCGACAGATTCATTGCCCAGCAGTTCAATTTTCCGGCCACGCAGGTTCTAAACCGAAAAGCAGTGATTGAACATGGTGAAAAAGTCATAACTGTCACTCTTATCGGAAAAATCCTCCCCTCCGACTCCCTTCAGCTCGCCATGAGTTCCCAACTGAAAAACTACGGTCTGGAAGGAACACGCCTGAACATCATACAAGGTGACTCACCCAATCTGTCGGAAATCAAAAACGGGATGCCAACCGTCAAGGACATCTATGAACTTGCCCAGACCTCCATATCCGCCCAGCAGATGACAATTGATTCACTGAAAAGCGTAATCGCAATCAACCAGATCAACGATACGATTGCCGGACGCATAGCCCCGAGGTCAGAGTCGTGTTCCCGCAAGTCGAGGAGCTTGCCGTCACACATACGATATTCAGCAATATAG
- a CDS encoding Na/Pi cotransporter family protein, with protein MTYSFLDLLCLLGSVAMFLYGMKVMSEGLQKAAGDRLRNILSAMTRNRFTGMLTGIVITALIQSSSASTVMVVSFVNAGLMTLAQSMAVIFGANVGTTFTAWIIALFGFKVDTSAFILPVIACAVPLLFASASRKKSIGEFLIGFALMFMGLDLISDYVPDLQSNPEMFQFLERYASMGFISVLLFVLVGVVLTAIIQSSAATFAIVLIMCTKGWISFDLACAVVLGSNIGTTITPLLASMSGNVAAKRTAMGHLLFNMFGIIWTLAVFYPFVRLNVDITKWLGQGDPNSIFGFVNDLEANDPQLYNSIFDNSLPAGHPVLAKIAQMQFSVSFGLSMFHTIFNLINVTIMIWLTGFYVKLVEKLVSSKHMGDEEFQLKFISGGLMSASELNIAQAEKEIVVYAQRVQRMIAMAQNIVHTRQGDDFTKQFSRLEKYEEISDRMEIEIANYLNRCSEGRLSNEGKHRIAAMLRIVSEIESIADCCYGVAKILIRKQESHVDFNEEISHNIDTMFIAVEAAMTNMLLLLRNFETADQTEIITSYNHEREINNLRNQLRVANVENINEHHYEYQAGIYYMDIIGSLEKVGDYIINVVDEVKEQFRQKAAG; from the coding sequence ATGACTTACAGCTTCCTTGACCTACTTTGCTTACTGGGATCAGTAGCTATGTTCCTTTACGGAATGAAAGTAATGAGTGAAGGCCTACAGAAGGCTGCCGGCGACCGTCTGCGCAACATTCTTTCGGCCATGACCCGAAACCGATTCACCGGCATGCTGACCGGTATAGTCATCACTGCCCTCATCCAGAGTTCGTCGGCATCGACTGTTATGGTCGTAAGCTTCGTGAACGCGGGTCTGATGACTCTTGCACAGTCAATGGCAGTCATCTTCGGTGCCAACGTCGGAACTACATTCACTGCTTGGATCATAGCCCTGTTCGGATTTAAAGTCGACACCTCGGCCTTCATCCTTCCAGTCATCGCATGTGCCGTCCCCCTGCTCTTTGCCAGCGCGAGCCGTAAGAAGTCGATAGGCGAATTCCTCATCGGTTTCGCACTTATGTTTATGGGGCTTGACCTTATCAGCGACTACGTGCCTGATCTGCAGAGCAATCCTGAGATGTTCCAGTTCCTTGAACGCTATGCCTCGATGGGTTTCATATCAGTGCTGCTGTTCGTGCTCGTAGGCGTAGTGCTCACAGCTATCATACAGTCATCGGCAGCCACTTTCGCTATCGTGCTCATTATGTGTACAAAAGGCTGGATTTCATTTGATCTTGCCTGTGCGGTGGTTCTCGGCAGCAATATAGGAACGACAATTACCCCCCTGTTAGCCTCAATGAGCGGAAATGTTGCCGCAAAACGTACGGCTATGGGTCATCTGCTATTCAACATGTTCGGCATCATATGGACCCTTGCCGTCTTTTACCCCTTTGTCCGTCTCAATGTCGACATAACCAAATGGCTGGGACAAGGCGACCCCAACAGCATATTCGGCTTTGTCAATGACCTTGAAGCCAATGACCCGCAGCTCTACAACAGCATTTTTGACAACAGTCTTCCTGCCGGGCATCCCGTCCTTGCCAAAATCGCACAGATGCAGTTCAGTGTATCGTTCGGCCTGTCGATGTTCCATACGATATTCAACCTCATCAATGTGACCATCATGATATGGCTCACAGGCTTCTATGTGAAATTGGTTGAAAAGCTCGTGTCATCCAAACATATGGGCGATGAAGAATTCCAGCTTAAATTTATCTCCGGCGGTCTCATGAGCGCATCCGAACTAAACATCGCACAGGCCGAGAAAGAGATTGTCGTCTATGCCCAGCGCGTACAACGAATGATCGCTATGGCTCAGAACATCGTTCATACACGTCAGGGAGACGATTTTACAAAACAGTTCTCACGTCTTGAAAAATACGAAGAGATCTCAGACCGAATGGAGATAGAGATTGCCAACTATCTTAACCGCTGTTCAGAAGGCCGTCTGTCAAACGAAGGCAAACACCGCATAGCCGCAATGTTGCGCATCGTCAGCGAAATCGAAAGCATAGCCGACTGCTGCTATGGCGTGGCCAAGATACTCATCCGCAAGCAGGAAAGCCATGTAGACTTCAATGAGGAAATATCCCATAACATCGACACCATGTTCATAGCCGTAGAGGCGGCAATGACCAATATGCTGCTGCTCCTGCGCAACTTCGAGACAGCAGACCAGACGGAAATCATAACGTCCTACAATCACGAACGTGAAATCAACAATCTCCGCAACCAGCTCCGTGTGGCCAACGTCGAGAACATCAACGAACACCACTATGAGTATCAGGCCGGCATTTACTATATGGATATTATCGGCTCGCTTGAAAAGGTCGGCGACTATATAATAAATGTAGTCGACGAGGTCAAGGAGCAGTTCAGGCAGAAAGCCGCAGGCTGA
- a CDS encoding HIT family protein gives MKSDPKDCLYCTNNETLHNLMIEIAKLDVSRVFLFKEQTYHGRCLVAYDGHVNDLFELSDDQRNAFMKDVTRVTRAMDSVFHPEKINYGAYSDKLSHLHFHLAPKYVDGPDYGGTFRMNPGEVYLSDEEYADMVGKMREALTEI, from the coding sequence ATGAAAAGTGATCCCAAAGACTGTCTCTACTGCACGAATAACGAGACTCTTCACAATCTTATGATTGAAATAGCCAAACTCGACGTTTCGCGAGTATTTCTCTTCAAGGAACAGACATATCACGGACGATGCCTCGTCGCTTATGACGGACATGTCAACGACCTTTTCGAACTTTCTGACGACCAACGTAACGCCTTCATGAAAGATGTCACCCGCGTGACCCGTGCGATGGACAGCGTGTTCCACCCTGAAAAAATCAACTACGGCGCTTATAGCGACAAACTCTCTCACCTCCACTTCCACCTCGCACCCAAATATGTCGACGGACCGGACTACGGCGGCACTTTCCGCATGAATCCCGGAGAAGTCTATCTGTCCGACGAGGAGTATGCCGATATGGTGGGAAAAATGCGTGAGGCATTGACGGAAATTTAA
- the panB gene encoding 3-methyl-2-oxobutanoate hydroxymethyltransferase codes for MSTYTVEDPRKVTTRRLIEMKAKGEKIAMLTAYDYSMAKLVDEAGMDAILVGDSAANVMAGYPTTLPMTLDQMIYHAQCVVRGVKRALVVCDMPFGTYQGNSIEALNSAIRIMKESGAEAVKMEGGAEIIESIERILCAGIPVMGHLGLTPQSINKFGSYNVRARNEAEAQKLIEDAKLLEQVGSFAIVLEKIPAALATKVSESVSIPTIGIGAGNGCDGQVLVMQDMLGINKGFSPRFLRRYADLGTIVEDAVGNYIKDVKSTDFPNESEQY; via the coding sequence ATGTCAACATACACAGTTGAAGATCCACGTAAGGTGACCACCCGTCGCCTCATTGAGATGAAAGCAAAAGGCGAGAAGATAGCTATGCTTACCGCCTATGACTATTCGATGGCTAAATTGGTCGACGAGGCCGGTATGGACGCGATACTTGTCGGTGATTCAGCCGCAAATGTGATGGCCGGCTATCCGACCACATTGCCTATGACGCTTGACCAGATGATTTATCACGCTCAATGTGTGGTCCGTGGTGTGAAGCGTGCGCTTGTGGTCTGCGACATGCCTTTCGGCACATATCAGGGCAATTCAATCGAAGCATTGAACTCAGCAATCCGCATTATGAAGGAAAGCGGTGCCGAGGCTGTAAAAATGGAAGGTGGTGCCGAGATTATAGAGTCGATTGAACGGATACTGTGTGCCGGTATACCTGTAATGGGACATCTTGGCCTTACACCTCAAAGCATCAATAAGTTCGGCTCTTACAATGTGCGTGCCCGCAATGAGGCTGAGGCACAGAAGCTGATTGAGGATGCCAAATTACTTGAACAGGTCGGCAGTTTCGCCATTGTTCTGGAGAAAATTCCGGCAGCGCTTGCCACGAAGGTGTCGGAAAGCGTCTCTATCCCGACAATAGGTATTGGCGCAGGTAACGGTTGCGACGGTCAGGTGCTTGTGATGCAGGATATGCTTGGAATCAACAAGGGATTCTCTCCGCGTTTCCTTCGCCGGTATGCCGATCTCGGTACAATTGTCGAGGATGCTGTCGGCAATTATATCAAGGATGTCAAGAGCACCGATTTTCCGAACGAGAGCGAACAGTACTGA
- a CDS encoding endonuclease I family protein, translating into MRFSLRFFSLAASVSMAIPAMIAEIPAGYYSRLEGKSGAALKTAVFDVINPHTPVSSYSNLPRYFERTDVYPESKQWWDMYSNVQRFAPSFSGLNREHAFPKSWWKLDGSVEYTPAYVDLNHLYPADGPANQAKSNYPLGVTAANPKFDNGVSKIGYPVSGQGGGAQYVYEPADEYKGDFARAYFYMVTCYQNLTWNSTWMLQQNEYPTLNSWAVELLLKWHREDPVSQKEVDRNEIVYEYQNNRNPYIDFPDLAEYIWGTKVGESFSPGTSDIRQATRY; encoded by the coding sequence ATGAGATTTTCACTACGCTTCTTTTCATTGGCGGCATCCGTTTCAATGGCTATTCCTGCGATGATAGCCGAGATTCCGGCCGGTTACTACTCTCGGCTTGAAGGCAAGTCAGGAGCTGCACTGAAAACCGCAGTCTTCGACGTAATCAATCCACACACTCCGGTGTCGAGCTACAGCAATCTTCCCCGCTACTTTGAACGCACCGATGTCTATCCCGAGTCGAAACAATGGTGGGATATGTACTCTAACGTACAGCGTTTCGCCCCATCGTTCTCCGGCCTCAACCGCGAACATGCTTTCCCCAAGAGCTGGTGGAAACTCGACGGCAGTGTAGAATACACACCGGCCTATGTTGACCTCAACCATCTCTACCCTGCCGACGGTCCTGCAAATCAGGCAAAAAGCAACTATCCCCTTGGCGTAACCGCCGCTAATCCCAAATTTGACAACGGGGTCAGCAAAATCGGTTATCCCGTATCAGGACAAGGAGGCGGCGCACAGTATGTATATGAACCGGCCGATGAATACAAAGGAGATTTTGCAAGAGCATATTTCTATATGGTGACATGTTACCAGAATCTTACATGGAACAGCACATGGATGCTCCAACAGAACGAATACCCGACTTTAAATTCATGGGCTGTCGAACTTTTGCTCAAATGGCACAGAGAAGATCCTGTCAGCCAAAAGGAAGTCGACCGAAACGAAATTGTCTATGAGTATCAAAACAACCGTAACCCATATATAGATTTTCCGGATCTTGCCGAATATATCTGGGGAACGAAAGTTGGCGAAAGCTTCTCGCCCGGCACATCCGATATCCGACAGGCGACCCGATACTGA
- a CDS encoding Mrp/NBP35 family ATP-binding protein — protein MQLYPALITDALQTVRYPGNGKNLVEAEMVEDDIRIDGDSVSFSLIFDKPTDPFIKSMVRAAETAIHTYISPEVKVTVNVATRQQPATKNAPVLPGVKNIIGVSSGKGGVGKSTVASNLAVALAAEGYKVGLLDADIFGPSMPKMFGIEDEQLYIHEVDGRQLILPIERYGVKLLSIGFVVDKEKAVLWRGSMASNALKQLIVDADWGELDYFVIDMPPGTSDIHLTLVQTLPITGVVVVTTPQEVALADARKGIAMFREEKVNVPVLGVVENMAYFTPAEHPDERYYIFGKEGGVRLAEKLGVRLLAQIPLVGSIADCGDSGKPIALTEGVTAQAFTHLAHEVIDSVAERNRELPPTHKVELKH, from the coding sequence ATGCAACTATATCCAGCGCTTATTACAGATGCACTCCAGACAGTCCGCTATCCGGGCAACGGCAAAAACCTCGTCGAAGCAGAGATGGTCGAAGACGATATACGCATTGACGGTGACAGTGTGAGCTTCTCACTCATATTCGACAAACCTACCGACCCGTTTATCAAATCAATGGTGCGTGCAGCCGAAACCGCCATACATACCTATATTTCTCCTGAAGTCAAAGTCACGGTCAACGTAGCCACCCGGCAGCAACCTGCCACAAAGAACGCACCTGTACTCCCCGGCGTAAAGAACATCATCGGAGTCTCATCCGGAAAAGGAGGAGTAGGCAAATCGACTGTCGCCTCCAACCTTGCTGTAGCACTCGCAGCCGAAGGCTACAAAGTAGGTCTTCTTGACGCTGACATCTTCGGGCCATCGATGCCTAAAATGTTCGGTATTGAAGACGAACAACTATATATCCATGAAGTCGACGGCCGCCAGCTGATACTCCCGATCGAGCGATATGGAGTGAAACTCCTGTCAATCGGTTTTGTAGTCGACAAGGAAAAGGCTGTACTCTGGCGCGGTTCAATGGCTTCCAATGCACTCAAACAACTGATAGTCGATGCCGATTGGGGCGAGCTTGACTACTTCGTCATCGACATGCCTCCGGGAACAAGCGACATCCATCTCACTCTCGTTCAGACACTCCCGATCACAGGTGTGGTAGTCGTGACAACCCCGCAGGAAGTAGCTCTGGCCGATGCCCGTAAAGGTATTGCTATGTTCCGTGAAGAAAAAGTGAATGTCCCCGTACTCGGTGTCGTAGAAAATATGGCCTATTTCACCCCGGCCGAACACCCCGACGAACGCTACTATATTTTCGGAAAAGAAGGTGGAGTCAGACTCGCTGAGAAACTCGGCGTACGACTTCTCGCCCAGATACCCCTCGTAGGGTCTATAGCTGACTGTGGCGATTCAGGAAAACCGATTGCTCTGACTGAAGGTGTGACCGCACAGGCATTCACCCATCTGGCCCATGAGGTTATTGACTCAGTTGCCGAACGCAACCGAGAACTCCCGCCAACACATAAAGTTGAGCTGAAGCACTGA